One window from the genome of Thermus sediminis encodes:
- a CDS encoding DUF4129 domain-containing protein, with translation MAWTLLLWVLGVKPPALLGPPLLLLGRRFYPEGFLWLAFLPGFLHAPEAGWPLLWAKTSLALLLFGLYLSREKGLWAALWLLPLALYLGPWGLGLLGLLHGFHLLARSEGVGSLGPFLPLLLAALGFGLGHLSPPGLPEPPLPAPVPPPFRAGPGEDGGAGGGVAYLPPEGGFPLWVGVVDRLLAYALPLALVLLLALGLLLLGPRRGPPLFRGLHLLPLLLALPLLLGLFFLLGSLGGGEGAGSQGVGPPPPLPPSQGPVERVPGPRALGEVGMALAGLSALFTLALLLALLAWAWRGRGGEEGKGGEAASPSPRAPQRSLPASRVRRAYLEALEALKAAGLPRRLAEGPVEYEKRVGAALPEAHPPLARLTALYLPVRYGGRAEAEEAEEAEALALRILELCSTKRSKAP, from the coding sequence GTGGCCTGGACCCTCCTCCTTTGGGTCCTAGGGGTCAAGCCCCCCGCCCTTCTCGGCCCTCCCCTCCTCCTCCTCGGCCGGAGGTTTTATCCGGAGGGGTTCTTGTGGCTCGCCTTCCTGCCGGGCTTCCTCCACGCCCCCGAAGCGGGCTGGCCCCTCCTTTGGGCCAAGACCTCCTTAGCCCTTCTCCTCTTCGGCCTCTACCTAAGCCGGGAGAAGGGCCTCTGGGCGGCCCTTTGGCTCCTCCCCCTCGCCCTCTACCTGGGGCCTTGGGGCCTCGGCCTCTTGGGCCTCCTCCACGGGTTCCACCTCCTGGCCCGGTCGGAAGGGGTGGGCTCCTTGGGGCCCTTTCTTCCCCTTCTCCTCGCCGCTTTGGGGTTTGGGCTTGGCCACCTTTCCCCGCCGGGCCTCCCTGAACCCCCGCTTCCCGCCCCCGTCCCGCCTCCCTTCCGGGCGGGCCCCGGGGAGGACGGAGGGGCCGGGGGAGGCGTGGCCTACCTGCCCCCGGAGGGGGGCTTTCCCCTCTGGGTGGGGGTGGTGGACCGCCTCCTGGCCTACGCCCTCCCCCTCGCCCTGGTCCTTCTCCTAGCCCTGGGGCTTCTCCTCCTGGGCCCAAGAAGGGGACCTCCCCTCTTCCGGGGCCTCCACCTCCTCCCTCTCCTCCTGGCCCTGCCCCTTCTCCTGGGCCTCTTCTTCCTCCTGGGAAGCCTGGGGGGCGGGGAGGGGGCCGGGAGCCAGGGGGTGGGCCCACCCCCGCCCCTGCCCCCTTCCCAGGGCCCCGTGGAGAGGGTGCCCGGGCCCAGGGCCCTGGGGGAGGTGGGGATGGCCTTGGCGGGGCTTTCCGCCCTCTTTACCCTGGCCCTCCTCCTCGCCCTCTTGGCCTGGGCCTGGCGGGGACGGGGAGGGGAGGAAGGGAAGGGCGGGGAAGCGGCTTCCCCCTCCCCTAGGGCTCCGCAAAGGTCCCTCCCCGCAAGCCGGGTGCGCCGGGCCTACCTGGAGGCCCTCGAGGCCCTAAAGGCGGCCGGGCTCCCCCGGCGCCTAGCCGAAGGCCCTGTGGAGTACGAGAAGCGGGTGGGGGCGGCCTTACCCGAGGCCCATCCTCCCCTCGCCCGCCTCACCGCCCTCTACCTCCCCGTGCGCTACGGGGGGAGGGCCGAGGCGGAGGAAGCTGAAGAGGCGGAGGCTCTCGCCCTGCGTATCCTGGAGCTATGTTCTACGAAAAGGTCCAAAGCGCCCTAA
- the pgi gene encoding glucose-6-phosphate isomerase, with product MLRLDTRFLKDFPEALSRHAPLLEEARERLLAKRKAPGSMLGWMDLPEDTETLREIRRYREANPWVEDFVLLGIGGSALGPKALEAAFGEGVRFHYVDHAEPEPVLKLLRALDPRKTLVNVVSKSGSTPETLAALLVFLDWLKGAFGEGWRRHLVATTDPQEGPLRAFAQREGLRSFSIPKEVGGRFSVLSPVGLLPLAFAGVDLEALLMGARKANETALAPVEESLPLKTALLLHLHRHLPIHVFMVYSERLRHLPAWFVQLHDESLGKRDREGRRVGTTALPALGPQDQHAQVQLFREGPLDKLIALVVPEGATEDLPLPRAEGLEALSYLFGKTLFGLLRAEAEATYQALAEGGQRVYALYLPEVSPYAVGWLLQHLMWQTAFLGELWGVNAFDQPGVELGKRLTRVFLDGSVEMGP from the coding sequence ATGCTTCGCCTGGACACCCGTTTCCTCAAGGACTTTCCCGAGGCCCTAAGCCGGCACGCCCCTCTCCTAGAGGAAGCCCGGGAGCGCCTCCTCGCCAAGCGCAAGGCCCCCGGGAGCATGCTGGGTTGGATGGACCTTCCCGAGGACACCGAAACCCTGAGGGAGATCCGCCGCTACCGGGAGGCGAACCCTTGGGTGGAGGACTTCGTCCTCTTGGGCATTGGGGGAAGCGCCCTTGGGCCCAAGGCCCTCGAGGCCGCCTTCGGGGAGGGGGTGCGCTTCCACTACGTGGACCACGCCGAGCCCGAGCCCGTCCTAAAGCTCCTCCGTGCCCTGGACCCCAGGAAGACCCTGGTCAACGTGGTCTCCAAGTCGGGCTCCACCCCCGAGACCCTGGCGGCCCTCCTGGTCTTCCTGGACTGGTTAAAGGGGGCCTTCGGGGAGGGCTGGCGCCGCCACCTGGTGGCCACCACCGATCCCCAGGAGGGCCCCCTCAGGGCCTTCGCCCAGCGGGAGGGCCTCAGGAGCTTCTCCATCCCCAAGGAGGTGGGAGGGCGGTTCTCCGTCCTCTCCCCGGTGGGCCTCCTGCCCCTGGCCTTCGCCGGGGTGGACCTCGAGGCCCTCCTCATGGGGGCCCGCAAGGCCAACGAGACCGCTCTGGCCCCGGTGGAGGAGAGCCTTCCCCTAAAGACCGCCCTCCTCCTGCACCTCCACCGCCACCTGCCCATCCACGTCTTCATGGTCTACTCGGAAAGGCTCAGGCACCTTCCCGCCTGGTTCGTCCAGCTCCACGACGAGTCCTTGGGCAAGCGGGACCGGGAGGGGAGGCGGGTGGGCACCACCGCCCTGCCCGCCTTGGGCCCCCAGGACCAGCACGCCCAGGTGCAGCTCTTCCGGGAAGGGCCCTTGGACAAGCTCATCGCCCTGGTGGTGCCCGAAGGGGCCACGGAGGACCTCCCCCTGCCCCGGGCGGAGGGCCTCGAGGCCCTCTCCTACCTCTTTGGCAAGACCCTCTTTGGGCTCCTCAGGGCCGAGGCCGAGGCCACCTACCAGGCCTTGGCCGAGGGGGGGCAGCGGGTCTACGCCCTCTACCTCCCCGAGGTCTCCCCCTACGCCGTGGGCTGGCTCCTCCAGCACCTCATGTGGCAGACCGCCTTTTTGGGGGAGCTTTGGGGTGTGAACGCCTTTGACCAGCCCGGGGTGGAGCTAGGCAAGAGGCTCACCCGGGTTTTCTTGGATGGAAGCGTGGAAATGGGCCCGTGA
- the groL gene encoding chaperonin GroEL (60 kDa chaperone family; promotes refolding of misfolded polypeptides especially under stressful conditions; forms two stacked rings of heptamers to form a barrel-shaped 14mer; ends can be capped by GroES; misfolded proteins enter the barrel where they are refolded when GroES binds): MAKILVFDEAARRALERGVNAVADAVKVTLGPRGRNVVLEKKFGSPSITKDGVTVAKEIELENHLENIGAQLLKEVASKTNDVAGDGTTTATVLAQAIVREGLKNVAAGANPLALKRGIEKAVEAAVEKIKSLAIPVEDRKAIEEVATISANDPDVGKLIADAMEKVGKEGIITVEESKSLDTELKFVEGYQFDKGYISPYFVTNPEAMEGVLEDAFILIVEKKVSNVRELLPVLEQVAQTGKPLLLIAEDVEGEALATLVVNKLRGTLSVAAVKAPGFGDRRKEMLKDIAAVTGGTVISEELGFKLENATLSMLGRAERVRITKDETTIVGGKGKKEDIEARINGIKKELETTDSEYAKEKLQERLAKLAGGVAVIRVGAATETELKEKKHRFEDALSATRAAVEEGIVPGGGVALLRAIGAVEELLKKLEGDEATGARIVRRALEEPTRLIAENAGYEGSIVVQKILSETKNPRYGFDAAAGDFTDMVEAGIVDPAKVTRSALQNAASIGSLILTTEAVVAEKPEKKESTPTPASSGDMDF; encoded by the coding sequence ATGGCGAAGATTCTGGTCTTTGACGAGGCGGCGCGCCGGGCTTTGGAGCGAGGCGTCAACGCGGTGGCTGATGCGGTGAAGGTGACCCTGGGCCCCAGGGGCCGGAACGTGGTCCTGGAGAAGAAGTTCGGCTCCCCCTCCATCACCAAAGACGGGGTGACGGTGGCCAAGGAGATCGAGCTGGAGAACCACCTGGAGAACATCGGGGCCCAGCTCCTCAAGGAGGTGGCCTCCAAGACCAACGACGTGGCCGGGGACGGCACCACCACCGCCACCGTCTTGGCCCAGGCCATCGTGCGGGAGGGCCTGAAGAACGTGGCCGCCGGGGCCAACCCCCTGGCCCTCAAGCGGGGCATTGAGAAGGCGGTGGAGGCCGCGGTGGAGAAGATCAAGTCCCTGGCCATCCCCGTGGAGGACCGCAAGGCCATCGAGGAGGTGGCCACGATCTCCGCCAACGACCCTGACGTGGGCAAGCTCATCGCCGACGCCATGGAGAAGGTGGGGAAGGAGGGGATCATCACCGTTGAGGAGTCCAAGAGCCTGGACACCGAGCTGAAGTTCGTGGAGGGGTACCAGTTTGACAAGGGGTACATCTCTCCCTACTTCGTCACCAACCCCGAGGCCATGGAGGGGGTCCTGGAGGACGCCTTCATCCTCATCGTGGAGAAGAAGGTCTCCAACGTCCGCGAACTCCTCCCCGTCCTGGAGCAGGTGGCCCAGACCGGCAAGCCCCTCCTCCTCATCGCCGAGGACGTGGAGGGCGAGGCCCTGGCCACCCTGGTGGTCAACAAGCTCCGGGGCACCCTGAGCGTGGCCGCGGTCAAGGCCCCCGGCTTCGGGGACCGCAGGAAGGAGATGCTCAAGGACATCGCTGCGGTCACCGGCGGCACCGTGATCTCCGAGGAGCTGGGCTTTAAGCTGGAGAACGCCACCCTCTCCATGCTGGGCCGGGCCGAGCGGGTGCGCATCACCAAGGACGAGACCACCATCGTGGGCGGCAAGGGCAAGAAGGAGGACATCGAGGCCCGGATCAACGGCATCAAGAAGGAGCTGGAGACCACCGATTCGGAGTACGCCAAGGAGAAGCTCCAGGAGCGCCTGGCCAAGCTGGCGGGCGGCGTGGCCGTGATCCGGGTGGGGGCCGCCACCGAGACTGAGCTCAAGGAGAAGAAGCACCGCTTTGAGGACGCCCTTTCCGCCACCCGGGCCGCGGTGGAGGAGGGGATCGTACCTGGGGGCGGCGTGGCCCTCCTGCGGGCCATCGGGGCGGTGGAGGAGCTCCTGAAGAAGCTGGAGGGCGACGAGGCCACCGGGGCCAGGATCGTGCGCCGGGCCTTGGAGGAGCCCACGCGCCTGATCGCCGAGAACGCCGGCTACGAGGGCTCCATCGTCGTGCAGAAGATCCTCTCCGAGACCAAGAACCCCCGCTACGGCTTTGACGCCGCCGCGGGCGACTTCACGGACATGGTGGAGGCGGGCATCGTGGACCCCGCCAAGGTGACCCGTTCCGCCCTACAGAATGCCGCCTCCATCGGCTCCCTCATCCTCACCACCGAGGCGGTGGTGGCGGAGAAGCCCGAGAAGAAGGAGTCTACGCCGACCCCGGCCTCGAGCGGGGACATGGACTTCTAG
- a CDS encoding AAA family ATPase, producing the protein MFYEKVQSALRGRVLLREETLRLSLAALLSRGHLLLEDVPGTGKTTFAKALARVLGLSFGRIQMTPDLLPQDLTGVYLYREGNLVWERGPLFAQVLLVDELNRATPRTQSALLEAMGEGQVTLEGKTHPLPEPFFVLATQNPVEEEGTFPLPVAQRDRFAARLALGYPDEKALLEALRAQDPLEGLAPVTDAEEVLALRREARRVRVEEELTDYLLALARFLRKREGVRLGPSPRALLQVERLAQALALLEGRGFALPEDLKAAFRAAIPHRLLLALEAELSGLTSEGLVEEALEAVPAPVEAG; encoded by the coding sequence ATGTTCTACGAAAAGGTCCAAAGCGCCCTAAGGGGCCGGGTCCTCCTCCGGGAGGAGACCCTGAGGCTTTCCCTCGCCGCCCTCCTCTCCAGGGGGCACCTCCTTCTGGAGGACGTGCCAGGCACGGGGAAGACCACCTTCGCCAAGGCCCTGGCCCGGGTCCTGGGCCTCTCCTTCGGCCGGATCCAAATGACCCCGGACCTCCTCCCCCAGGACCTCACCGGGGTCTACCTCTACCGGGAGGGGAACCTGGTCTGGGAGCGGGGCCCCCTCTTCGCCCAGGTCCTCCTGGTGGACGAGCTGAACCGGGCCACCCCCCGCACCCAGTCGGCCCTCCTGGAGGCCATGGGGGAGGGCCAGGTGACCCTGGAGGGGAAAACCCACCCCCTCCCCGAGCCCTTCTTCGTCCTGGCCACCCAGAACCCCGTGGAGGAGGAGGGCACCTTTCCCCTCCCCGTGGCCCAACGGGACCGCTTCGCCGCGCGGCTTGCCCTGGGCTACCCCGACGAGAAGGCCCTTCTAGAGGCCCTGAGGGCCCAAGACCCCCTGGAGGGCCTGGCCCCGGTCACGGACGCCGAGGAGGTCCTGGCCCTGAGGCGGGAGGCGCGGCGGGTGCGGGTGGAGGAGGAGCTCACCGACTACCTCCTCGCCCTCGCCCGCTTCCTCCGAAAGCGGGAGGGGGTGCGGCTTGGCCCCTCGCCCCGGGCGCTTCTCCAGGTGGAGCGCCTGGCCCAGGCCCTGGCCCTCCTGGAGGGGCGGGGCTTCGCCCTGCCCGAGGACCTGAAGGCCGCCTTCCGGGCCGCCATCCCCCACCGGCTCTTGCTCGCCCTCGAGGCCGAGCTTTCCGGCCTCACCTCGGAAGGCCTGGTGGAGGAGGCCCTGGAGGCGGTGCCGGCCCCGGTGGAGGCGGGGTAG
- a CDS encoding DUF58 domain-containing protein, producing MGALALLLLLALALAPRWLRAKAQAHGFPPGFPGRTGEGRVEVEVHAPLPVLLRAEVGGSAALGLAPREVLALTWGRARLGLSLPYRYRRRGAHALPTLHLRARGVLGLGERRLALPLGEALVYPALRPLPPLLPAPAFFLEGRRAPRGLPDPLEAVGLRPYRPGDPLRLLARKASLRLGRPVVREVERRLEGGLFLHLDAESLHPSYLDHAASLALALLLEAERRGERYGLSAGAVLPLGRGKAHLRRALELLARLAPSPTPLLPPPAPWGSTYVLLTQAAEEAFLKAALRGARRAREGLLILLPEGYFLFPGERGRPVHGKPPALERALRYRGLLAAAGVRLKVVRGHEPFGGK from the coding sequence ATGGGAGCCCTCGCCCTCCTCCTTCTCCTCGCCCTGGCCTTGGCCCCCCGCTGGCTTCGGGCGAAGGCCCAGGCCCACGGGTTCCCCCCGGGCTTTCCCGGGAGGACGGGGGAGGGGCGGGTGGAGGTGGAGGTCCACGCCCCCCTCCCCGTCCTCCTCCGGGCGGAGGTGGGAGGCTCGGCGGCCCTGGGCCTGGCTCCCAGGGAGGTCCTGGCCCTCACCTGGGGGAGGGCGAGGCTAGGCCTTTCCCTCCCCTACCGCTACCGCCGCCGGGGGGCGCACGCCTTGCCCACCCTCCACCTCCGGGCGCGGGGGGTCCTCGGCCTCGGGGAGAGGCGGCTCGCCCTTCCCCTGGGGGAGGCCCTGGTCTACCCCGCCCTAAGGCCCCTTCCCCCCCTCCTTCCCGCCCCCGCCTTCTTCCTGGAGGGGAGGCGGGCCCCACGGGGGCTTCCCGACCCCCTGGAAGCGGTGGGCCTCCGCCCCTACCGCCCCGGGGACCCTTTAAGGCTCCTCGCCCGCAAGGCGAGCCTCCGCTTGGGGCGCCCCGTGGTGCGGGAGGTGGAAAGGAGGCTGGAGGGCGGCCTCTTCCTCCACCTGGACGCAGAGAGCCTCCACCCGAGCTACCTAGACCACGCGGCGAGCCTCGCCCTCGCCCTCCTCCTGGAGGCGGAAAGGAGGGGGGAACGGTACGGGCTTTCCGCCGGGGCGGTCCTGCCCCTGGGCCGGGGGAAGGCCCACCTGAGGCGGGCCCTGGAGCTTCTCGCCCGCCTCGCCCCAAGCCCCACGCCCCTCCTCCCACCCCCCGCCCCCTGGGGGAGCACCTACGTCCTCCTGACCCAGGCGGCGGAGGAGGCCTTCCTCAAGGCGGCGCTTAGGGGGGCGCGCCGCGCCCGGGAGGGGCTTTTGATCCTCCTCCCCGAGGGCTACTTCCTCTTCCCCGGGGAGAGGGGAAGGCCCGTCCACGGCAAGCCCCCCGCCCTGGAGCGGGCCCTCCGCTACCGGGGGCTCCTCGCGGCGGCCGGGGTGCGGCTTAAGGTGGTGCGGGGGCACGAGCCCTTTGGGGGAAAATGA
- the groES gene encoding co-chaperone GroES, whose product MAAEVKTVIKPLGDRVVVKRIEEEPKTKGGIVLPDTAKEKPQKGQVIAVGTGRILENGQRVPLEVKEGDTVVFAKYGGTEIEIDGEEYVILSERDLLAVLS is encoded by the coding sequence ATGGCTGCGGAGGTGAAGACGGTGATCAAGCCCCTAGGCGACCGCGTGGTGGTGAAACGGATCGAGGAGGAGCCCAAGACCAAGGGCGGCATCGTGCTTCCCGACACGGCCAAGGAGAAGCCCCAGAAGGGCCAGGTCATCGCCGTGGGCACGGGCCGCATCCTGGAGAACGGGCAGCGGGTGCCCCTCGAGGTCAAGGAGGGGGACACCGTGGTCTTCGCCAAGTACGGCGGCACGGAGATCGAGATCGACGGCGAGGAGTACGTGATCCTCTCCGAGCGGGACCTCTTGGCGGTCCTTTCCTAA
- a CDS encoding TrmH family RNA methyltransferase: protein MGIASPRNPKVKALAALKERKERERTGLFLVEGRREVERALRAGLEPLVLLLGPRAGLEERLLTEGKEVLLLSQAALERVSSRENPAQLIGVFPIPQKDLAQVRLPKDPLVLVLLGLEKPGNLGAILRSADGAGVDLVLVAEGVDLYSPQAIRNATGVVFGLPVFPTSEEEAARFLEAQGLPLVAATPRGERVYWEEDYKKGVAFLLGAEDQGLPEAWLVRAHARVRIPMRGQADSLNVSVSAALLLYEALRQRSSQDPPQPP from the coding sequence GTGGGGATCGCTAGCCCTAGGAACCCTAAGGTCAAGGCCTTGGCCGCCCTAAAGGAGCGGAAGGAGCGGGAGCGCACGGGCCTCTTCCTGGTGGAGGGGAGGCGGGAGGTGGAAAGGGCCTTGAGGGCGGGCCTAGAGCCCCTTGTCCTCCTCCTGGGGCCCAGGGCGGGCCTCGAGGAGCGCCTCCTCACGGAGGGCAAGGAGGTGCTCCTCCTTTCCCAGGCCGCTTTGGAGCGGGTCTCCAGCCGGGAAAACCCCGCCCAGCTCATCGGGGTCTTCCCCATTCCCCAAAAGGACCTCGCCCAGGTCCGCCTCCCCAAAGACCCCCTGGTCCTGGTCCTCCTGGGCCTGGAGAAACCGGGAAACCTGGGGGCCATCCTCCGCTCCGCCGACGGGGCGGGGGTGGACCTGGTCCTGGTGGCCGAGGGGGTGGACCTCTATAGCCCCCAGGCCATCCGCAACGCCACGGGGGTGGTCTTCGGCCTCCCCGTCTTCCCCACCTCCGAGGAGGAAGCGGCCCGCTTCCTAGAGGCGCAGGGCCTCCCCCTGGTGGCCGCCACCCCCCGGGGGGAGAGGGTCTACTGGGAGGAGGACTACAAAAAGGGCGTGGCCTTCCTCCTGGGGGCCGAGGACCAGGGTCTCCCTGAGGCCTGGCTCGTGCGGGCCCACGCCCGGGTGCGGATCCCCATGCGGGGGCAGGCCGACAGCCTCAACGTTTCCGTGAGCGCCGCCCTCCTCCTCTACGAGGCCCTACGCCAGCGATCCTCACAAGATCCCCCTCAACCCCCTTGA
- a CDS encoding GNAT family N-acetyltransferase, with product MGYVPPPTPQHGLEEGPVLLKDGRTALLRRALRKDLPLFVEFLRRLSPASLRMRFFSPISPERAAELLLSAKPDEEKVTLIVLAGDPSRLVATGEYVRVRGQDTAEVAFLVEDAYQGKGLGTLLLERLALVAAKRGIRRFQAFTLAENRPMLNVFMESGFRVKAHREGGEVEVEFEILMEEEAARRFEWREKVSTIASLHPFFFPKGVAVVGASRDPESIGYRVLENLIFGRFQGPVFPVNEAIGQEGGTVGPLLAYPNLERIPGPVDLAVIAVPKERVLEALEACGRRGVRGAIVLTAGFTPQEARALADKARRLGMRLLGSGSLGLAHAASRLAAGLVPLPKPGPLAISSQSGTLGRAVLAYAEAMGLGVSAFVSLGAKADISSNDLLQLWEEDEATGVILLYLESFGNPRRFSRLARRVGKKKPILAVHPSRDPLVRALFAQAGVVRVGSLEEALDVAALLSLGRLPENGRVRLISNASGPSNLALEALKEGGMEVEHVDLGSEARAEAFQKALEEALGSEAGSVFLLFVPMGFAGEEEVLALIQEAQGQKLLLACLMGQEEPRVRLMARAVLYRFPESAALALSRAWGYHRWREEPLLFPDFPNLQVEKARKLLEGKKALSPEEGRALLLAFGLPLGEGEGLRLRLTAAPHPLFGPVLTLLLPTPLGEQALGLRLTPLTERDAREFLKPLEGHLESAPYREIVLRASRLLEEFPQVERLELELTGAKVTDFQVKLAEGRGDR from the coding sequence ATGGGCTACGTCCCGCCCCCCACCCCCCAGCACGGCCTCGAGGAGGGCCCCGTCCTCCTCAAGGACGGGCGCACCGCCCTCCTCCGCCGGGCCTTGAGGAAGGACCTCCCCCTCTTCGTGGAGTTCCTTAGGCGGCTTTCCCCGGCCTCCTTGCGCATGCGCTTCTTCTCCCCCATCTCCCCGGAGAGGGCAGCGGAGCTCCTCCTCTCCGCCAAGCCCGACGAGGAGAAGGTGACCCTCATCGTCCTGGCCGGGGACCCGTCCCGGCTGGTGGCCACGGGGGAGTACGTGCGGGTTAGGGGCCAGGACACCGCCGAGGTGGCCTTCCTCGTGGAGGACGCCTACCAGGGGAAGGGCCTTGGCACCCTCCTTTTGGAAAGGCTTGCCCTCGTCGCCGCCAAGAGGGGGATCCGCCGCTTCCAGGCCTTCACCTTGGCGGAAAATCGGCCTATGCTGAACGTCTTTATGGAAAGCGGCTTCCGCGTCAAGGCCCACCGGGAGGGGGGGGAGGTGGAGGTGGAGTTTGAGATCCTCATGGAGGAGGAGGCGGCCCGGCGCTTCGAGTGGCGGGAGAAGGTCTCCACCATTGCTAGCCTCCACCCCTTCTTCTTCCCCAAGGGGGTGGCCGTGGTAGGGGCGAGCCGCGACCCGGAGAGCATCGGCTACCGCGTCCTAGAGAACCTCATCTTCGGCCGCTTCCAGGGCCCGGTCTTCCCAGTGAACGAGGCCATCGGCCAGGAGGGGGGGACGGTGGGCCCCCTCCTGGCCTACCCCAATCTGGAGCGCATCCCTGGCCCCGTGGACCTGGCGGTGATCGCCGTGCCCAAGGAGCGGGTGCTGGAGGCCCTCGAGGCCTGTGGCCGCCGGGGGGTGCGGGGGGCTATCGTCCTCACCGCGGGCTTCACCCCCCAAGAGGCCAGGGCCCTGGCGGACAAGGCCAGGCGGCTTGGCATGCGCCTCTTGGGCTCGGGCTCCCTGGGCCTAGCCCACGCCGCCTCCCGCCTGGCGGCGGGCCTGGTTCCCCTGCCCAAGCCAGGACCCCTGGCCATCTCCAGCCAGTCGGGCACCCTGGGCCGGGCGGTTCTGGCCTACGCCGAGGCCATGGGGCTCGGGGTCTCCGCCTTCGTCTCCTTGGGGGCCAAGGCGGACATCTCCTCCAACGACCTCCTGCAGCTTTGGGAGGAGGACGAGGCCACCGGGGTCATCCTCCTCTACCTGGAGAGCTTCGGCAATCCCAGGCGCTTCTCCCGCCTGGCCCGGAGGGTGGGCAAGAAGAAACCCATCCTGGCCGTCCACCCCTCCCGTGACCCCCTGGTGCGGGCCCTCTTCGCCCAGGCGGGGGTGGTGCGGGTGGGAAGCCTGGAGGAGGCGCTGGACGTGGCCGCCCTTCTCTCCTTGGGCCGCCTCCCGGAAAACGGGCGAGTGCGCCTCATCTCCAACGCTTCCGGCCCCTCCAACCTGGCCCTCGAGGCCCTCAAGGAGGGGGGCATGGAGGTGGAGCACGTGGACCTGGGCTCCGAGGCCCGGGCCGAGGCCTTCCAAAAGGCCCTGGAGGAGGCCTTGGGGAGCGAAGCGGGCAGCGTCTTCCTCCTCTTCGTCCCCATGGGCTTCGCTGGGGAGGAAGAGGTCTTGGCCCTGATCCAGGAGGCCCAAGGCCAGAAGCTCCTCCTGGCCTGCCTCATGGGGCAGGAGGAGCCAAGGGTCAGGCTCATGGCCCGGGCGGTCCTCTACCGCTTCCCCGAGTCCGCGGCCCTTGCCCTGAGCCGGGCCTGGGGCTACCACAGGTGGCGGGAGGAGCCCCTCCTCTTCCCCGACTTCCCCAACCTGCAGGTGGAAAAGGCGAGGAAACTCCTGGAGGGGAAGAAGGCCCTGAGCCCCGAGGAAGGCCGGGCCCTCCTCCTGGCCTTCGGCCTGCCCCTGGGGGAGGGGGAAGGCCTGCGCCTCCGCCTCACCGCTGCCCCTCACCCCCTCTTCGGCCCCGTCCTCACCCTCCTCCTGCCCACCCCGTTGGGGGAGCAGGCCCTGGGCCTCCGCCTCACCCCCCTTACGGAGAGGGATGCCCGGGAGTTCCTGAAGCCCTTGGAGGGCCACCTGGAATCCGCCCCTTACCGGGAGATCGTCCTCAGGGCCTCCCGGCTCCTGGAGGAGTTCCCCCAGGTGGAGCGCCTGGAGCTAGAGCTCACCGGCGCAAAGGTGACGGACTTCCAGGTCAAGCTGGCGGAGGGCCGTGGGGATCGCTAG